The following is a genomic window from Crossiella equi.
CGTGCTGATGACGGCGACCCGGTGGGTGCTGGAGCGCGCGCGGTACAAGGTGGTGGTCCAGGGTGGCTGAGACCTCCACGGCGACCGTCTACCGCCGCCTGGTGCACGCGCAGCTGCGCTCGCAGCTGGCCTACCGGGGCTCGTTCGCGCTGACCGTGGCCGCGTCCATGCTCGGGCAGCTCACCGAACTGGTGGCCATCCTGGCGATCTTCTCCCGCGTGCAGGCCCTGGCCGGGTTCTCGCGCGAGGAGGTGTTGCTGATGTACGCGCTGGCCGGGATCGCCTTCGGGCTGGCCGACCTGGTGGTCGGGCAGGTCGACGAGCTGCCGCGCTACCTGCGCACCGGCCGGTTCGACGCGCTGCTGGTGCGGCCGCTGAGCAGCCTCGGGCAGCTGGTGGCCTCGGACTTCCAGCTGCGCCGAGTGGGCCGCTCGCTCACCAGTGCGGGCGTGCTGGTCCACGTGCTGTCCACTGTGGACATCGACTGGCGCTGGGACACCGTGCTGCTGCTGGTCCTCACGCCCGTGGCGGGCGCGGTGATCTACGGCGCGGTGTGGGTGCTGGCGGTGTCGGCGTGCTTCTGGCTGATCGAGGGCGCCGAGCTGGTCAACAGCGTCACGCACGGCGGCAACTTCCTGGCCTCCTACCCCATCGGCGTGTACCCGCGCTGGCTGCGCGCCGGGTTGGCGTTCGTGGTGCCGTCGGCGTTCGTCGCCTACTACCCCGCGCTCGGGCTGCTGGACCGGCCGGACCCGCTCGGCGGGCCCGCCTTCCTGCACTGGTGCGCCCCGCCCGTCGCCGCCCTGCTCACCGCCGTCACCTGCGTGGTGTGGCGGACCGCGGTGCGGCACTACCGAGGAAGTGGATCATGACCCCGCTCATCGAGGTGGACCGGCTGCGCCGCACGTTCTCGGTGCGCCACAAGACCGGGCGCTTCCGCAGCGAACGCCGCGAGGTGACCGCGGTGGACTCGGTGTCCTTCGACGTGTACCCGGGCGAGGCGGTCGGCTATGTCGGGCCCAACGGCGCGGGCAAGTCCACCACGATCAAGATGCTCACCGGCATCCTCACCCCGACCGCCGGGCACGTGCGCACCTGCGGCCTGGACCCGGCGGCGCGGCGGGTGGAGCTGGCCGCGCGCATCGGCGTGGTGTTCGGGCAGCGCAGCCAGCTGTGGTGGGACCTGCCGCTGCGGGACAGCTTCGCGCTGCTCCGCGACATCTACCGGGTCTCCCCCGCCGACCACCGGGCGCGGCTGGCGGAGTGCGTCGAGCTGCTGGACCTGGGCGAGTTCCTCGGCCGCCCGGTGCGGCAGCTCTCGCTCGGCCAGCGCATGCGCGGCGAGGTCACCGCGGCGCTGCTGCACGGCCCGGAGCTGCTGGTCCTGGACGAGCCGACGATCGGCCTGGACCTGGCCTCCAAGGAGCGGCTGCGCGAGTTCCTGGTCGAGCTGAACGCCACCCGCGGGGTGACGCTACTGCTCACCACGCACGACCTGGACGACATCGAGCACCTGTGCCGCAGGCTGCTGGTGATCGACCACGGCCGGGTGCTGGCCGACGGGCCGCTGTCGCGGCTGCGCACCGAGGCGGTCGGCGAGCGCACGCTGGTGGTGGACCTGTCCGAGCCCGCCGAGCCGCTGACCGGGCTGCCCGGGGTGGTGCGCACGCACGTGGAGAACGAGGGCAGGCGGCACCACCTGGTCTTCGCCCGCGACCGGGTGACCGCGGCGGTGCTCATCGCGGCGGTCGCCGAGCGGGCCGCGGTACACGACATCTCGGTTGTTGAGCCGTCAATCGACGACGTGATCCGGAGGCTGTACGCGGGAGAGGCGTCAGCGGTTCTCCACCCCGGGGACGAGAACAGCGCCATCCCCAGGAACGACGCCCGCTGATTCGCGCCCTCCCTAGCCTCAGTGACACAACACACCTGATCTGGAGGGGTTCCCGATGCGCCCGTCACGACGACGCCTTGCCCTGGTCGCGCTCGCCGCTGTCCCGGCCATCGCCTTTCTCAGCGCCTGCGAGGTGAAGGACAAGGCCTCGGGCCTGGCGGACAAGGCCTCTTCCTTCAGTGACAAGGCCAAGGTGTGCGCCGAGGCCCTGAAGCTGAGCAGCCTGGAGCCGACCGCGGGCGACCCGGAGGCCACCAAGGCCGAGGCCAAGGAGAAGGCCGACCGCCTGATCGACCTGGCCAAGAACGTGGGCGACGCCGACGTCAAGGGCGCGCTGACCAACGTGGCCGACCACTACACCTCGGTGGCCAAGGAGCGGGTCGACAGCGTGCTGAACGTGACCAAGTGGGCCGAGCAGACCGTGAAGAACCTGGACGAGGTCCGCAAGGTCTGCATCGGCTGAGGTCGGAGGG
Proteins encoded in this region:
- a CDS encoding ABC transporter permease, whose amino-acid sequence is MAETSTATVYRRLVHAQLRSQLAYRGSFALTVAASMLGQLTELVAILAIFSRVQALAGFSREEVLLMYALAGIAFGLADLVVGQVDELPRYLRTGRFDALLVRPLSSLGQLVASDFQLRRVGRSLTSAGVLVHVLSTVDIDWRWDTVLLLVLTPVAGAVIYGAVWVLAVSACFWLIEGAELVNSVTHGGNFLASYPIGVYPRWLRAGLAFVVPSAFVAYYPALGLLDRPDPLGGPAFLHWCAPPVAALLTAVTCVVWRTAVRHYRGSGS
- a CDS encoding ABC transporter ATP-binding protein — encoded protein: MTPLIEVDRLRRTFSVRHKTGRFRSERREVTAVDSVSFDVYPGEAVGYVGPNGAGKSTTIKMLTGILTPTAGHVRTCGLDPAARRVELAARIGVVFGQRSQLWWDLPLRDSFALLRDIYRVSPADHRARLAECVELLDLGEFLGRPVRQLSLGQRMRGEVTAALLHGPELLVLDEPTIGLDLASKERLREFLVELNATRGVTLLLTTHDLDDIEHLCRRLLVIDHGRVLADGPLSRLRTEAVGERTLVVDLSEPAEPLTGLPGVVRTHVENEGRRHHLVFARDRVTAAVLIAAVAERAAVHDISVVEPSIDDVIRRLYAGEASAVLHPGDENSAIPRNDAR